A stretch of DNA from Microbacterium sp. LWS13-1.2:
GCAGACCGGGCGCCCGGCATCCGATCTCCTCCTGGAATCCCTGCCCCCGACGATCGCGCTCACCGCCTTTGCGTTCGTGCTGTCGGTCGTGTTCGGCATCGTCCTCGCGCTGGCGGCCTCGCTCGCCCGCGCCCAGTGGCTGCGCAACCTGCTGTCGTCGCTGCCGCCGCTGGGCGTCTCGATCCCGGTGTTCTGGATCGGACTCCTGCTGCTGCAGGCCTTCTCGTTCCGCATCCGGCTCTTCCCGTCGATGGGCAACGAAGGATTCGAAAGCCTCGTGCTGCCCGCGATCACGATCGCGATCCCCTCGGGCGCCTTCATCGCGCAGCTGCTGTCACGGAGCCTCCGCTCGACCCTCGCCCAGCCGTACGTCGAGATCGTGCGCGCCAAGGGAGCAAGTGAGCGCCGCGTGCAGCTCGGCCACGCGTTCCGCAACGCGGCGATTCCGTCCCTCACGATGGTCGGCGTGCTCATCGGGGGCCTGCTCTCGGGTGCCGTCGTGACCGAGACGGTGTTCTCGCGCCTCGGCATCGGCCGCCTCGTCGTGACCGCCGTCAACAACCGCGACGTGCCCGTCGTGCAGACCGTGGTCGTCTTCGCCGCC
This window harbors:
- a CDS encoding ABC transporter permease, translating into MWGRYIARRIGQGVIVLWAAYTISFLILYLLPGDAATLFAGGGDQEAIDPELVAQLRSELGLDRPLYEQYLVALGKALTGDFGVSTQTGRPASDLLLESLPPTIALTAFAFVLSVVFGIVLALAASLARAQWLRNLLSSLPPLGVSIPVFWIGLLLLQAFSFRIRLFPSMGNEGFESLVLPAITIAIPSGAFIAQLLSRSLRSTLAQPYVEIVRAKGASERRVQLGHAFRNAAIPSLTMVGVLIGGLLSGAVVTETVFSRLGIGRLVVTAVNNRDVPVVQTVVVFAALVFVVANLVVDLVYPLIDRRITLARTAFVAA